Genomic DNA from Rickettsiales bacterium:
CTTTTTCAAATGACTCATTAAAAACTTTAAGATTTTTAACACTAAAACTTCTTACTTTTTCCAACATTGAATTATATTTTTTGTCATTGGTATATATTGAAGACATCCAGCCTAAAAACCCGGGGCCATAACTCAAGTTATGACTAAAATAGTAATAAGTCGCCAGCTCCAAACTAGAAAATTTATTTTCTAAAAGCCCATCTTTTTTATTCCATATTCCCCTTAAAATATTTCTAATATTTTCATATTCTTCTTTCGTATTTTTTATTTTTTTTAAGTTTTGATAAAGCTCTTCAGGATTATTAATTTGATTTTGCCAATAATTAACTAACAAGTCAAAAATATCATACCCTATGACTTCAATATTAAGCTCTTTAGCTATAGCAACTTCTACTGAGCCACCACCAATAAATGGAGAAACAACTTTATTTAAGTTACTTGGTATTAAATCTATAATACTACCTACAGCAAGAGATTTTCCTCCAGCATACCTCAATGGAGTCCCTATATATCTCTTATAAGTATTTTGTTTTGCACCACTTTTTAGTTTTTTCAAAAAATTATCTTTTAATAAAGCCATTTCATTCTGTAGCATAATATTTTATAAGTTTTATTTATAAAAATTGTTTTCTATTTTTATTTCACATCAATATTTTTTTCACAAGAATAATTTAAGAAACTCAAACCAATTTCTCCTGCTTAATAACTTCCTCAACTATGTCGCAGAGTTTTTTGTCAGCGTCTAAAACACCTGAAGCTTTAGAGGATTTCGCCATATTTGTAAGAAGCTCTGGAAGCCTAAAAAAATTCTCAATTTTAAGGGCAAGATTTTCAGGGGTGAAAGAATCTTGCGGAATAACAATCCCAGCCCCAATATCTTCAAACGCAATTGCATTAACCATCTGGTGATTATCTTTTGAATTAGGAAGCGGAACCATTATTAAAGGCCTTCCTGAAGCCGAAGCCTCCGCTAAAGAAGAAGCACCACTTCTACAAATTATTAAATGTGCTGAGGCAATTCTATTTGGAATATCAGAAAAAAATGTTGAAAGTTCAGCGTCAATATCCATTTCATTATAAAGTCGCTTAACATTTTCCAAATCTTCAGGGCGACATTGTTGATCAAGCCTAACCCTACGCTTAAATTCAAATGGCAGTAGTTTAATGGCATTTGGGATAGTTTTTGCAAAGATTTTTGCCCCTTGCGAACCACCAGTTACCAAAATATGTAGTTTGGAATTATCATTGAAGTCTGGATAAGGCAAGGCACTCAAAGCCTGAATTTCCGGCCTAATTGGGTTGCCTGTATAATATATTTTTGATTTATATTTATCCTCAAAACCGATTGTATGATGGAATGAAATTGCAAGTGCATTCACTTTTTCAAGTAGCATTTTATTAGCACGCCCAAGAATTGAATTTTGTTCGTGAATTATGGTTTTTATCCCTAAAAATTGTGCCGCTTTAACGCTTGGAAAAGATGGATAACCGCCAAATCCAATAACACATTTTATATTGTTTGATTTAAGAATTTTAATCGCCTTGAAAAAACTAAAAACAAGCTGAATACTTGCTTTAATTTTATTTAGTAAGCCCGATCTTAAATGCCCAAGTGGCAAAATTTCATTTTTAATATCATATTTACTGGTTACTTCATATGATTTGTATCTTTTGTCAGAAATAATAACAGGCTCATAACCCCTTCTTTTAAGTTCTTTCGCAAGAGAAATTGCTGGGAATATATGCCCACCTGTTCCACCCGCTGCAAGTGCTATATTAATTTTCTTTTCCATAATTATTCCCCAAATTTTTTTCTTGTTAATGCTAATATCATTCCAACTGCAAATGATATAGAAACCATTGATGAACCGCCATAACTTATAAAAGGTAATGTCATTCCTTTATTAGGAATTAAATTCACAGCCACCGCCATATTAACAGCACTCTGCACAAAAATCTGCGTGATAAGCCCAGTAATTGCTAGCATTATGAATAAATCTTTTGATTCATAAGCCCTTTTAAGAGACATAATAACCAAAGTTAAAAACAAGCCAATTATTAGCAAACAGAAAAAAACTCCATATTCTTCACCAGCAACTGAGAATATAAAATCTGTATGGGCATCTGGCAGAATATCTTTCACCTTCCCCTGCCCTGGCCCCACACCAGTTATTGAGCCACTTTCAAATGCTTGCAACGACTTAAAAGTTTGATAATTTTCAGAGGCAGAACTTTCAGGATTTAAGAAAGAATCCACCCTTTTTCTAACATGTGGCAAGAATAAATAAGCAGAATATCCGCCACCCAAACCAAGAAAGCCTATCAAAATTATTATAATAAAATGAAGTCCAGCAACCACAAGCATTGAACCCCAAATCATTGAAAATGTAATACTCATACCAAAATCTGGCTGCCTAATAGTGAAGAAAACAACGGCCAAAAGTAATGCAAAGGAAATTATTGTCCCTCTAAATTTTTCTTCAATTTTACCACGATTTATAAACCAAGCACAAAGCACCGCAAAAAATGGCTTTAGAATTTCAGATGGCTGAACACTAATGCCCATAAGGTTTATCCAGCGTTTTGCACCTTTGGTTTCCGCCCCTAAAAACTCAACTGAAATAAGCAAAATATAAAATAGCAAAAATCCAACTACTGAAAACCTTCTAACTGATGCAGAGCTAAATAGTGATGTTGTAGCTATGATTACAAAACCTATTAATATAAAAGCAACTTGCCTTTTTACGAAATAGAAATCTTCCAAACCTATTCTATTTGCAACTCTTGGGCTTGCTGCAAGTGTTAATATAAAGCCTAGCAATATTAGCCCAAGGGATATTGATAATATATATCTATCAATCGTCCACCACCAATTAGCTGAGATTTTTCTTTTTGTTCTGTCAATTATCATTAAATTAGGCACTGATAGCAAAGGTTTATAAAATTTGTTATGAGTCAAAAATTGCTTAGTGCAAGGCAGAGAGTGAGGGGTGTAGTTATTCTACGCCCGAACTCTCTAACATAGCAATAAGCAATTTTTGCCATAACCCGCAGGGCTACTATTAATTTTGGCATATAACTTCAAGAAATTCTTCGGAAATATGAATAACTATTCCCTTGAATTTCTTTTGCTCTCTGCCAAAATTAATAAAGTAGCAAATTTATAAACCTTTGCTATCAGTGCCTATATGCTTGTGATGATTTTTTTCTTCACTTAAAAAATATTTAATAATTAAATTTTAATTTACCAACATTAAAATTCATTTTTTCTAAAATAATAATGATAATAATTACTATCCAGTTATTTTAACTATAAGTTGATTAAAATAAAAAAAATAATGAATAAAGAAAAAGTAAATCCGTTTAATCTAACGATAGTTAAATTCATAATAACCTTTAGCATTCTTATTGTAATTGTAAATTCGGTTATAGTTTTTTACAGGGCAGTATATTCTTATAATAAAGAGCTGAAAGTTGCGGAAGAAAACCTTATCAAGCTCACAAGAACTATTAGTGATCATATTGAACTAACTTTTTTGGCAGTAGATGTTGTTTTAAGAAGAGCCTCAGAAAAGCATAGAAACAACCTTCTTTTTGGTAGTAACCTTAGCAAAGATACTATAAATAATATAATTTATTGGGTTGATGAAACCCCTCAAATTGCAGCGATGCTTATAGCAAATGAGAAGGGGGAAATCTCTGCAATCTATAGAAAGCAAGGCTTTGAGAATTGGATGAGAGATAAAGATTATGTTTCTGGCTTGCCTTTTTTCAACTCTCATTCAGATGATGTTGATGCACTTTTTATTGGCAAACAAGATAGTGCAGATGGTAATAGTGGGGGTTTTGTTGTGATGAGTCGGAGCCTCAGCAAACTTGATGGTAGCTTTGATGGCATTGTGATAGCGGTTGTTAGTGCAAATTATATTACAAATTTCTTTGATTCAATTGAGAAAAAACGCAATACAAAAATTGTCTTAAAGCATATTGATGGCAGGGAAATTTTAACCCCACAAATCCTTGATAAAAAAGAAGAAAGAAGTGCTTTTGATAAAGCCTATTTTGAAGCAAAAAATAGCGTAGATTTAGCCCAAAGGGTTAGCCTTCTTCGCCTGCAAGATGCTAATTTTTCAGATGTTAGAGTTTATACACTTTTCTCAATTCCAAGTGTTTTAATGCAGGTTTCGCTAATTGGCTATGGGAATGATATTTTTCGCAATTGGTATGATGAAAGAATTTCAGATATAGTTTTCTTCTTTATATTTTTGCTTTTTGTTTTTGTTGTTGCGTTTTTTTCAATTGAGCTTGCTAGAAAGGTTCAAAGGCTTAGAGTTTCTGAGCGAGATGCACTGGCTGCTAGCAAAGCAAAATCTGATTTCTTAGCAAATATGAGCCATGAGCTTAGAACCCCCCTAAATGCCATAATAGGCTTTTCTGAAATGATATTGAATGGATATTTTGGTAGCGTAAATTCAAAGCAACAAGAAAGGTTAAAAGATATTTTAGGCTGTGGCAATCACTTACTTTCACTTATCAATGATGTACTTGAATATTCCAAAGGTCAAGCCGGAAAAATGGAAATTCGCCCAGAAGAATTTCACATTAATAAAGTTATTAATGAATCAATTCGTATTTTTGAAGAGCGTGCTAAAAATGAAGGTATCAGCCTAGTTGTTGATGTTGAAAACGATATGCCTTACATTTTTGCGGATAGAAGAAAAATAAAACAAATTTTGTTAAATCTAATTTCTAATTCAATTAAATTTTCTGAAAGTGGAGGAATGATAGAAGTTTCTGCAAAAATTGATGATAAAAAACAATTTGTTCTTGCTGTTAAAGATACTGGAATTGGAATGAAGGAGGAAGATATTCCACTTGCATTAACTGCTTTTGGGCAAGTTCATATTGAAAAAACTACTGGCGGCACTGGCCTTGGACTTCCACTCTGCAAACTATTTGCTGAGCTTCACGGCGGGAGAATTGAAATTTTCAGTAAGGAAAAACAAGGAACAAATGTTCAAATTATCCTGCCTAATAAAATATTGTTAAATAACATTAATGAACAGAAGCCTAATATCATTTAACTTCATTCCCGCGTAAGCGGGAATCTAGGGAATAAAATAGATACCCGCTTACGCGGGTATGAAGCTAAAATTATTATTGGGATAAAATAAATTTAATTAAAAACTCCCCTATAAAAATATGAATAAATGGAATGGATTAAATATAAAATTAATAATACCACTTGTTATAGTTAGCCTTCTTTCTATTTTATTTTCATTTACTTCTATCGCACAATCTTATGATGCACATTATTGGTATAAACTAATTTCTGTGCTTTCTTTAAGTATTTTATCAATAACTATAACTGCATATTTTTTAGTAAATAAATTTGTAATTTCACGCTTAAATATTTTTGGCGAAGTTATAAAAAAGCGATCCGATGGTGATAATAAATCTTTTGTTGAAACTTCTGGAATTGATGAAATTAGTGAGCTTTCAAAGATATTTAATAAAATGCTAGAAGCCCACGATTATCACGAAACTAGAATTAATGAATATGCTGAAAATATAAAAAAGCAGGCGGGAGAATTAGAAATAGCAAAAAATGTTGCGGAAAGTGCCAATAATATGAAATCTGACTTTTTGGCTAATATGAGTCATGAAATCCGAACGCCAATGAATGGCATTATTGGTATGGCAAATTTACTCTCTAAAACAGAACTAGATGAGGAACAAAAAAATTATCTGAAAACCATAATAACTTCTTCAGAAAACTTACTTGAAATTGTTAATGACATTCTAGATTTTTCAAAGATTGAAGCGGGCAAAGTTGAGCTTGAAAAAATCAGTTTTGACCTTCAAAAATTAATTGAAGAAGTTGCGGAATTATTCCTGCCAAAAACCCAAGAGAAAAAACTTGAATTATTAGTTAGATTTTCTCCAAAAACTCCAAGATATTTTCATGGCGACCCCGGTAAAATAAGGCAAATTTTTACAAATCTAATTTCTAATGCTATAAAATTCACCTCAGAAGGCCATATATCAATTGATATTAGAAATAGTGAAGATGATGACCAATCAAAATTAAAAGAAGATCAAGTAATAATTAGATGCTCCGTTAAAGATACTGGACTTGGAATTCCTAAAGATAAACAAGGTTTGATATTCAATAAATTTGATCAAGCCGATACTTCAACTACTAGAAAATACGGCGGAACTGGCCTTGGGCTAGCAATCTGTAAACAATTAGCACATATGATGGGCGGAGAAATTGGCGTTTATAGCACACCGGGTGCAGGTTCTAATTTCTATTTCACCTTAAAATTAACAAAAGATACCACCCTAGATTATAATGAATCCCTTGAGAAAGCTCGGGAAATCATTCAGGAAACTAAAATTTTAATTGTTGATGATAATGTTACTTCACAAAATATTCTGCTTGAACAAGTTGAAAGTTTAGGGGCAACTTTTGCACAATCAAATAATTTAACTAAGGCAAAACAGCTTATTTCTGGCTATTTAGATAAAGGAATAATTTTTGATATTATAATCGTTTCCCTTAATAATATTGAGCATAAAATTTTTGAATTTCCAGACGAGATAAGAAAAATTAGCCCAAATACAAGCCTTATCTATTATTCTTCGTCTTTTAATAAAGATGATTTAGAAAAATCAGAAAAAAGTGGTTATATATCTTATTTCAACAAGCCAATATTTTTTGATCAATTCAAAAAAATTCTTACTTTTATTATTAATCATAAGAAGGAAAATCAAAAAATCCCATTCATAAATAAGCTAAATTATAGCTCTGTTATTGAAAATAATAATAATTTGAAATCCATTGCCGCAGTTGATTTATCAAAACTCACTGGCAAAGATATTTTAGTGGTAGAGGATAACCCAGTTAATAGGCTGGTAATTTCTAAAATGCTTGAGAAATTTGCAGTTCATATAACTTGCGTTAATGATGGCGGTGAGGCAGTTGGAATTGCGAAAAGAAAGAAATTTGACTTAATATTTATGGATTGCCAAATGCCGAATATGGATGGTTATGAGGCAACCAAAGTAATTCGTGAAGTAGAGAAAGCCAATCGCCAAGAGCATACGCCAATTGTGGCACTTACTGCTAATGCAGTTAAGGGCGATTCTGAAAAATGCATTG
This window encodes:
- a CDS encoding DNA adenine methylase; this encodes MLQNEMALLKDNFLKKLKSGAKQNTYKRYIGTPLRYAGGKSLAVGSIIDLIPSNLNKVVSPFIGGGSVEVAIAKELNIEVIGYDIFDLLVNYWQNQINNPEELYQNLKKIKNTKEEYENIRNILRGIWNKKDGLLENKFSSLELATYYYFSHNLSYGPGFLGWMSSIYTNDKKYNSMLEKVRSFSVKNLKVFNESFEKAIPNHNQDFLYLDPPYYLQGNSKMFRGLYPMRNFPIHHNGFNHNLLFELLKKHKGGFILSYNDCEWVRETYKDFNIVEVSWQYTMGQGETRIGKNRLSRSFDNGNIKKSHEILIMNY
- the murG gene encoding undecaprenyldiphospho-muramoylpentapeptide beta-N-acetylglucosaminyltransferase; the encoded protein is MEKKINIALAAGGTGGHIFPAISLAKELKRRGYEPVIISDKRYKSYEVTSKYDIKNEILPLGHLRSGLLNKIKASIQLVFSFFKAIKILKSNNIKCVIGFGGYPSFPSVKAAQFLGIKTIIHEQNSILGRANKMLLEKVNALAISFHHTIGFEDKYKSKIYYTGNPIRPEIQALSALPYPDFNDNSKLHILVTGGSQGAKIFAKTIPNAIKLLPFEFKRRVRLDQQCRPEDLENVKRLYNEMDIDAELSTFFSDIPNRIASAHLIICRSGASSLAEASASGRPLIMVPLPNSKDNHQMVNAIAFEDIGAGIVIPQDSFTPENLALKIENFFRLPELLTNMAKSSKASGVLDADKKLCDIVEEVIKQEKLV
- a CDS encoding response regulator, with translation MNKWNGLNIKLIIPLVIVSLLSILFSFTSIAQSYDAHYWYKLISVLSLSILSITITAYFLVNKFVISRLNIFGEVIKKRSDGDNKSFVETSGIDEISELSKIFNKMLEAHDYHETRINEYAENIKKQAGELEIAKNVAESANNMKSDFLANMSHEIRTPMNGIIGMANLLSKTELDEEQKNYLKTIITSSENLLEIVNDILDFSKIEAGKVELEKISFDLQKLIEEVAELFLPKTQEKKLELLVRFSPKTPRYFHGDPGKIRQIFTNLISNAIKFTSEGHISIDIRNSEDDDQSKLKEDQVIIRCSVKDTGLGIPKDKQGLIFNKFDQADTSTTRKYGGTGLGLAICKQLAHMMGGEIGVYSTPGAGSNFYFTLKLTKDTTLDYNESLEKAREIIQETKILIVDDNVTSQNILLEQVESLGATFAQSNNLTKAKQLISGYLDKGIIFDIIIVSLNNIEHKIFEFPDEIRKISPNTSLIYYSSSFNKDDLEKSEKSGYISYFNKPIFFDQFKKILTFIINHKKENQKIPFINKLNYSSVIENNNNLKSIAAVDLSKLTGKDILVVEDNPVNRLVISKMLEKFAVHITCVNDGGEAVGIAKRKKFDLIFMDCQMPNMDGYEATKVIREVEKANRQEHTPIVALTANAVKGDSEKCIAAGMDDYLSKPVKIEEVEEKLNKWLGTI
- a CDS encoding putative peptidoglycan glycosyltransferase FtsW, coding for MIIDRTKRKISANWWWTIDRYILSISLGLILLGFILTLAASPRVANRIGLEDFYFVKRQVAFILIGFVIIATTSLFSSASVRRFSVVGFLLFYILLISVEFLGAETKGAKRWINLMGISVQPSEILKPFFAVLCAWFINRGKIEEKFRGTIISFALLLAVVFFTIRQPDFGMSITFSMIWGSMLVVAGLHFIIIILIGFLGLGGGYSAYLFLPHVRKRVDSFLNPESSASENYQTFKSLQAFESGSITGVGPGQGKVKDILPDAHTDFIFSVAGEEYGVFFCLLIIGLFLTLVIMSLKRAYESKDLFIMLAITGLITQIFVQSAVNMAVAVNLIPNKGMTLPFISYGGSSMVSISFAVGMILALTRKKFGE
- a CDS encoding ATP-binding protein, with protein sequence MNKEKVNPFNLTIVKFIITFSILIVIVNSVIVFYRAVYSYNKELKVAEENLIKLTRTISDHIELTFLAVDVVLRRASEKHRNNLLFGSNLSKDTINNIIYWVDETPQIAAMLIANEKGEISAIYRKQGFENWMRDKDYVSGLPFFNSHSDDVDALFIGKQDSADGNSGGFVVMSRSLSKLDGSFDGIVIAVVSANYITNFFDSIEKKRNTKIVLKHIDGREILTPQILDKKEERSAFDKAYFEAKNSVDLAQRVSLLRLQDANFSDVRVYTLFSIPSVLMQVSLIGYGNDIFRNWYDERISDIVFFFIFLLFVFVVAFFSIELARKVQRLRVSERDALAASKAKSDFLANMSHELRTPLNAIIGFSEMILNGYFGSVNSKQQERLKDILGCGNHLLSLINDVLEYSKGQAGKMEIRPEEFHINKVINESIRIFEERAKNEGISLVVDVENDMPYIFADRRKIKQILLNLISNSIKFSESGGMIEVSAKIDDKKQFVLAVKDTGIGMKEEDIPLALTAFGQVHIEKTTGGTGLGLPLCKLFAELHGGRIEIFSKEKQGTNVQIILPNKILLNNINEQKPNII